From one Streptomyces sp. R41 genomic stretch:
- a CDS encoding GntR family transcriptional regulator, which translates to MADFTAGRAAYLQIADEFKRRIRDGELAPGEKLPSEAELMAQHSVSRTVARQAISRLREDGYAVSHQGKGSFAALPGEGSPSKRSPEFEQITEYLSEVRRDVRRLAERMDQLEDLVRQQAQGR; encoded by the coding sequence ATGGCCGACTTCACCGCCGGGCGCGCCGCGTACTTGCAGATCGCTGACGAGTTCAAGCGCCGGATCCGAGACGGAGAGCTTGCACCCGGGGAGAAGCTGCCGTCAGAGGCGGAGCTGATGGCTCAGCACTCTGTGTCGCGAACGGTCGCCCGACAGGCGATCTCGCGCCTCCGTGAAGACGGCTACGCGGTCTCTCACCAGGGCAAAGGAAGCTTCGCAGCGCTGCCGGGAGAAGGCAGCCCCAGCAAGCGCAGCCCTGAGTTCGAGCAGATCACGGAGTATCTGTCGGAGGTTCGTCGGGATGTGCGCCGTCTTGCGGAGCGGATGGATCAGCTGGAGGACTTGGTTCGCCAGCAGGCGCAAGGGCGATGA
- a CDS encoding helix-turn-helix domain-containing protein — protein MTTNLTIGERVSWYRRRRGMSQEVLAGLVGRTVDWLSKAENNRLELDRLSVIKGLADALDVSLGDLLAEPTLMDWTQDSGNRTVPALRSALMNYRQLTPLLGLPTEGEPTRLEELRSNVTEVLDAYQASRYGFATRRLPLLLTDALIAAQAYEGTDREQANELLALTYQSAAMVLGKVGEVDLAWIAADRGLSAAQQSGNPAVTGSLFRSVAHCLLSTGRFDAAVQLVGDAADYLRPGLTGATPDFLSIYGTLFLAGSMAGARADDRSTVREFLAEADRAARQLGRDANHMWTAFGPTNVDIHRVATAAELGDMQVAVDLGPQIDTSSLPTERRTRHNIEVARALSAHNRVDDALAMILEAESWAPEQVRSHYLARELVLTWVRNHRGRPSRAMAGLADRLHVV, from the coding sequence ATGACGACGAACCTGACGATCGGTGAGCGAGTCTCTTGGTACCGCCGCAGGCGCGGTATGTCCCAGGAAGTCTTGGCCGGGCTTGTCGGCCGGACGGTCGACTGGCTGAGCAAGGCCGAGAACAACCGCCTTGAGTTGGACCGACTCTCGGTCATCAAGGGCCTGGCCGACGCACTCGACGTGTCCCTTGGCGACCTGCTCGCCGAACCGACCCTCATGGACTGGACCCAGGACAGCGGCAACCGCACGGTGCCGGCGCTGCGGTCGGCCCTGATGAACTACCGGCAACTCACACCCCTGTTGGGACTTCCGACCGAGGGGGAGCCCACGCGGCTGGAAGAGCTGCGAAGCAACGTCACGGAAGTACTGGACGCCTACCAGGCTTCCCGCTACGGCTTCGCGACCCGCCGCCTGCCACTGCTGCTTACCGACGCTCTCATTGCGGCGCAGGCCTACGAGGGCACCGACCGCGAGCAGGCCAACGAGCTCTTGGCGCTGACGTACCAGAGCGCCGCCATGGTGCTCGGCAAGGTGGGCGAGGTAGACCTCGCGTGGATCGCAGCCGACCGCGGATTGAGTGCGGCCCAGCAGTCCGGCAACCCGGCGGTGACTGGATCACTCTTCCGATCTGTGGCTCACTGCCTCCTGTCGACTGGCCGCTTCGACGCTGCCGTACAGCTCGTGGGCGACGCAGCCGATTACCTTCGGCCCGGACTCACCGGCGCCACCCCTGACTTCCTGTCGATCTATGGAACGCTCTTCCTTGCTGGCTCGATGGCAGGGGCCCGAGCCGATGACCGCTCGACCGTACGAGAGTTCCTGGCCGAGGCCGACCGGGCGGCCCGCCAGCTCGGCCGGGACGCAAACCACATGTGGACCGCCTTCGGCCCGACGAACGTCGACATCCATCGCGTGGCCACTGCGGCCGAGCTGGGGGATATGCAGGTCGCTGTCGACCTTGGCCCGCAGATCGACACCAGCAGCCTCCCGACAGAGCGGCGGACGCGACACAACATCGAGGTTGCTCGCGCGCTCAGTGCGCACAACCGCGTCGACGACGCATTGGCGATGATCCTTGAGGCTGAGTCCTGGGCCCCTGAGCAGGTACGCAGCCACTACCTGGCACGAGAGCTGGTCCTCACGTGGGTCCGGAACCATCGGGGGCGGCCGAGCCGGGCCATGGCGGGGCTGGCCGATCGGCTGCACGTGGTCTAG
- a CDS encoding tyrosine-type recombinase/integrase, which yields MAGQRKRNPNGAGTITKRKDGRFQCAVYVLQPDGTRARKFAYGKTWAECDTKRRELLAKVDQGVPVPTRSAKLSEWLPYWLDNVIKPRRKLSTYDKYEAHVRLYLVPLLGAKRLESLGVADVRRFLVQLEKETTAATAKESHRVLRSALSSACREELITRNVAKLVEPPRTDNRELKPWSLDETLDFLAASRRDPLYAAFVLAIGMGLRRGEIIGLRWSDLDLDNRVLYVRQQTQRRRGVLYDDDPKSRRRRVVPLPALCIAPLRWHRMRQSAARAKAGEQWHASGYVFTTRTGRQVEPRNVYRSFTRIAESAGIRVVRLHDARHGTATLLTAAGVAPRVVMEILGHSQISITMDVYTHVVQDTQREAMSHMDRLLRKRSGRH from the coding sequence ATGGCCGGTCAGCGCAAGCGCAACCCCAACGGCGCGGGAACGATCACCAAGCGCAAGGACGGCCGGTTTCAGTGCGCGGTCTACGTGCTCCAGCCGGACGGCACCCGGGCCCGCAAGTTCGCCTATGGCAAGACCTGGGCCGAGTGCGACACCAAACGCCGCGAGCTGCTCGCCAAGGTCGATCAGGGCGTGCCCGTCCCCACCCGCTCGGCCAAGCTCTCGGAGTGGCTCCCGTACTGGCTGGACAACGTGATCAAGCCGCGACGGAAGCTCAGCACGTACGACAAGTACGAGGCGCACGTCCGGCTCTACCTGGTGCCATTGCTCGGTGCCAAGCGGCTCGAATCCCTCGGCGTCGCCGACGTGCGACGCTTCCTCGTCCAGCTGGAGAAGGAGACCACCGCGGCAACGGCCAAGGAGTCGCACCGCGTGCTGCGCTCCGCCCTGTCCTCCGCCTGCCGCGAGGAACTGATCACGCGCAACGTCGCCAAGCTCGTCGAGCCGCCCCGCACGGACAACCGGGAGCTGAAGCCCTGGAGCCTCGACGAGACATTGGACTTCCTTGCGGCGTCCCGCAGAGATCCGCTCTACGCGGCCTTCGTGCTCGCCATCGGCATGGGGCTCCGTCGGGGCGAGATCATCGGCCTTCGGTGGTCGGATCTCGATCTCGACAACCGGGTCCTCTACGTCCGCCAGCAGACCCAGCGTCGCCGTGGCGTCCTGTACGACGACGATCCCAAGAGCCGTCGTCGTCGCGTCGTTCCGCTGCCCGCGCTCTGTATCGCCCCGCTGCGCTGGCACCGGATGCGGCAGTCGGCCGCACGCGCCAAGGCGGGGGAGCAGTGGCACGCGTCGGGCTATGTCTTCACCACCCGTACCGGGCGCCAGGTCGAGCCGCGGAACGTCTACCGGTCCTTCACCCGCATCGCCGAGTCCGCCGGCATCCGCGTCGTCCGGCTGCACGACGCCCGGCACGGCACGGCCACCCTCCTCACGGCGGCCGGAGTCGCGCCCCGCGTCGTGATGGAGATCCTCGGGCACAGTCAGATCAGCATCACCATGGACGTGTACACGCACGTCGTGCAGGACACGCAGCGCGAGGCCATGAGCCACATGGATCGGCTGCTCAGGAAGCGCTCCGGTCGTCACTGA
- the repSA gene encoding replication initiator protein RepSA: MPDTLLDPTTLGDLLRVASADDFDRWHDQIRRTGGCADPIHLTGWTLTKDKTTGETLHHYSTENEPGGRLRVACGNRRASRCPSCAWTYAGDTYHLIRAGLAGDDRRDIPSTVRDHPRVFATLTAPSFGPVHNRPDRGACRCGTRHTPDDPALGTALDPATYDYAAAVLFNNHAGDLWMRFTTRLRREIAARAGLTRRELPDHARLSYGKVAEFQKRGALHFHAVIRLDGPAGPDTPPPSWATVDLLTDAIHAAATHSYTSVSVPAAADQPARTFRWGTQLDVRPVKAFGEGSDITEQAVASYVAKYATKAAENTGTLDRRIGELSELDRHQVPDHARRLIEACKELDPLYPDRRLWAWAHMLGFRGHFSSKSRRYSTTLGELRQARADFRAAQEREALGLDDREPDTVLVLADWQYAGHGHTPGESALAASIARDLQLNRETAREALHDQLTLEGAAA, encoded by the coding sequence ATGCCTGACACCCTGCTCGACCCGACCACCCTCGGCGACCTACTGAGGGTGGCCTCCGCCGACGACTTCGACCGCTGGCACGACCAGATCCGCCGCACCGGAGGATGCGCCGACCCCATCCACCTCACCGGCTGGACCCTCACCAAGGACAAGACCACCGGCGAGACCCTCCACCACTACTCCACCGAGAACGAGCCGGGCGGACGGCTCCGCGTCGCCTGCGGCAACCGGCGCGCCTCCCGCTGCCCCTCCTGCGCCTGGACCTACGCGGGCGACACCTACCACCTGATCCGCGCGGGCCTTGCCGGAGACGACCGCCGCGACATCCCCTCCACCGTCCGCGACCACCCCCGCGTCTTCGCCACCCTCACCGCCCCATCCTTCGGCCCCGTCCACAACCGCCCCGACCGAGGCGCCTGCCGCTGCGGCACCCGCCACACCCCCGACGACCCAGCGCTCGGCACCGCCCTCGACCCGGCCACCTACGACTACGCCGCCGCCGTCCTCTTCAACAACCACGCGGGCGACCTGTGGATGAGATTCACGACCCGCCTACGCCGCGAGATCGCCGCCCGTGCCGGACTCACCCGCCGCGAACTGCCCGACCACGCACGCCTGTCGTACGGCAAGGTCGCCGAGTTCCAAAAGCGCGGCGCCCTGCACTTCCACGCCGTGATCCGCCTCGACGGCCCCGCGGGACCCGACACCCCGCCCCCGTCCTGGGCGACCGTCGACCTCCTTACCGACGCGATTCACGCCGCCGCCACGCACTCCTACACCTCGGTCTCCGTCCCGGCCGCCGCAGACCAACCCGCCCGCACCTTCCGCTGGGGCACCCAGCTCGACGTCCGCCCGGTCAAGGCCTTCGGCGAGGGCTCCGACATCACCGAACAGGCCGTGGCCTCCTACGTCGCCAAGTACGCCACCAAGGCGGCCGAGAACACCGGCACGTTGGACCGCCGCATCGGCGAACTCTCCGAACTCGACCGCCACCAGGTCCCGGACCACGCCCGCCGTCTCATCGAAGCGTGCAAGGAACTAGACCCGCTCTACCCGGACCGCCGCCTCTGGGCCTGGGCTCACATGCTCGGCTTCCGCGGCCACTTCTCCTCCAAGTCTCGCCGCTACTCGACCACGCTCGGCGAGCTCCGCCAGGCCCGCGCCGACTTCCGCGCCGCCCAGGAACGCGAAGCACTCGGCCTGGACGACCGTGAGCCGGACACCGTGCTCGTCCTCGCCGACTGGCAGTACGCCGGACACGGCCACACCCCCGGCGAATCCGCGCTCGCCGCCTCCATCGCCCGGGACCTCCAGCTCAACCGCGAAACCGCCCGCGAAGCCCTGCACGACCAACTCACCCTGGAAGGAGCCGCAGCATGA
- a CDS encoding TetR/AcrR family transcriptional regulator, translating to METATPAQRRVVRPRADALRNRERIVAAAREMFVEFGAEVPFDEIARRAGVGNATLYRNFPDRDALAREVVCSVMDRTSEWVEESLTRSGDAFETLSGFVHFAADERIGALCPMLSDAFDQNHPDLVAARDRITDLIEQLMSRAREAGQLRPDVEFGDLMIAVSQLTRPLPGTACQGIDRFVHRHLQLFLDGLRAPARSELPGVAATVEDMRRA from the coding sequence GTGGAAACCGCCACCCCCGCGCAGCGTCGAGTGGTCCGGCCGCGCGCCGATGCCCTGCGCAACCGGGAGCGGATCGTCGCCGCGGCCCGCGAGATGTTCGTCGAGTTCGGTGCCGAGGTGCCGTTCGACGAGATCGCCCGCCGGGCCGGTGTCGGCAACGCCACGCTGTACCGCAACTTCCCCGACCGCGACGCCCTGGCGCGGGAGGTCGTCTGCTCGGTGATGGACCGTACGTCGGAGTGGGTCGAGGAGTCGCTCACCAGGAGTGGCGACGCCTTCGAGACGCTGAGCGGCTTCGTGCACTTCGCCGCCGACGAGCGGATCGGCGCCCTGTGCCCGATGCTCTCCGACGCCTTCGACCAGAACCACCCCGATCTGGTGGCCGCGCGCGACCGGATCACCGATCTGATCGAGCAGCTGATGTCCCGCGCCCGCGAGGCCGGACAGCTGCGCCCCGACGTCGAGTTCGGCGACCTGATGATCGCCGTCAGCCAGCTCACCCGGCCGCTGCCCGGCACCGCGTGCCAGGGCATCGACCGCTTCGTACACCGTCATCTGCAGCTGTTCCTGGACGGTTTGCGGGCCCCGGCCCGTTCCGAACTGCCCGGAGTGGCCGCCACCGTGGAGGACATGCGACGAGCGTGA
- a CDS encoding FtsK/SpoIIIE domain-containing protein: protein MTAFTVALLLVVASAVILRWRRPAWYWLAFGVTFAALRVLVRYASVMDACGLTVPPSRWRLVLARVANRPVPESRAPRILRLRPTRTGLVLRLKLRPGQDAFDIAAASDRLRHSFAMYGVTSRELRSGIVELRMTGYDVLKRVQMPAKTDRSPMRVPVALREDGSVHYRDYRAIPHALTLGATESGKSVYQRNLVAGLAPMDVALVGIDCKRGVELFPLARRFSALADNPDTALDLLEALVTHMEAVYQLIRAEQRITVSVPDAEIAADIWDLPDHLRPVPIVVLVDEVAELALFANKDEEKRRDRIITALVRLAQLGRAAGIYLEICGQRFGSELGKGITMLRAQLTGRTAHRVNDESSANMAFGDIAPDAVLAAIQIPTETPGIAVTGDSSGGWARIRAPHTTLRQAVNLCNRHADRTPDLPELAPFRPAVAALPSDRVPLSKTAPATA, encoded by the coding sequence ATGACCGCCTTCACGGTCGCGCTGCTGCTGGTCGTCGCCTCCGCAGTGATCCTGCGGTGGCGGCGCCCCGCCTGGTACTGGCTGGCCTTCGGTGTCACCTTCGCTGCGCTGCGGGTCCTGGTCCGCTACGCCTCGGTCATGGACGCCTGCGGGCTGACCGTCCCGCCCTCTCGCTGGCGCCTTGTCCTCGCCCGGGTCGCCAACCGGCCCGTCCCGGAGTCCCGGGCGCCTCGGATCCTGCGGTTACGGCCCACTCGTACCGGCCTGGTGCTGCGGCTCAAGCTCCGTCCCGGGCAGGACGCCTTCGACATCGCGGCGGCCTCCGACCGGCTGCGCCACTCCTTCGCGATGTACGGCGTCACCTCCCGCGAACTGCGTTCCGGCATCGTCGAGTTGCGGATGACCGGCTACGACGTCCTCAAGCGGGTCCAGATGCCCGCCAAGACCGACCGCTCTCCGATGCGGGTTCCGGTCGCCCTGCGCGAAGACGGCTCGGTCCACTACCGCGACTACCGGGCGATACCCCACGCACTGACCCTCGGCGCCACCGAGTCCGGCAAGTCTGTGTACCAGCGGAATCTGGTGGCTGGGCTCGCCCCGATGGACGTCGCGCTCGTCGGCATCGACTGCAAGCGGGGCGTCGAACTCTTCCCCCTGGCCCGCCGGTTCTCCGCGCTCGCCGACAACCCCGACACCGCCCTCGACCTGCTCGAAGCCCTCGTCACGCACATGGAGGCCGTCTATCAACTCATCCGCGCCGAACAGCGCATCACCGTGAGCGTCCCGGACGCGGAGATCGCCGCCGACATCTGGGACCTGCCCGACCACCTGCGCCCGGTCCCGATCGTGGTCCTGGTGGACGAGGTCGCCGAACTCGCCCTCTTCGCCAACAAGGACGAGGAGAAGCGCCGGGACCGGATCATCACCGCGCTGGTCCGGCTCGCCCAACTCGGCCGTGCCGCCGGGATCTATCTGGAGATCTGCGGGCAGCGCTTCGGCTCCGAACTCGGCAAGGGCATCACGATGCTGCGCGCCCAGCTCACCGGGCGTACCGCGCACCGCGTCAACGACGAGTCCTCGGCGAACATGGCCTTCGGCGACATCGCCCCGGACGCGGTCCTCGCCGCGATCCAGATCCCCACCGAGACCCCCGGCATCGCCGTCACCGGCGACTCATCCGGCGGCTGGGCCCGCATCCGCGCCCCGCACACCACGCTGCGCCAGGCCGTGAACCTCTGCAACCGGCACGCCGACCGCACCCCGGACCTGCCCGAACTCGCACCCTTCCGGCCCGCCGTCGCCGCGCTGCCCTCGGACCGGGTGCCGCTGTCCAAGACAGCCCCCGCCACGGCCTGA
- a CDS encoding M6 family metalloprotease domain-containing protein, which yields MQPTSRRRIRPRRVAALATVTLLTLTVSTSAGTGHLTAGSTTAGSIALAHSTALGPCMINGSMGVQMGEGIPTLPGYAHSTGTVRALTLMVDFSDAPGKGSALDRYGEFFPQTRRWFRTASYGRLDYRPATPIKHWLRMPKPFKAYGIERGAPFDPGYRELVQDIVAAADPTVDFHSYDILNVLVTPNAGPSALDTVLSVTFAGNTEAPVADGVPVSNASFVYSRQDDGSGSYADTGYRVLPHENSHTFGLPDLYTQDGGGAVGHWDIMSEDWGADNDMLGWHKWKLGWLDDSQVRCAAAPGTTEYTLTPLARPGGNKLVFVPTSTKTGYALELRTREGNDAAVCRPGILIYKVDAEVDTGNGPISVYDSQRDSGGCTRSPNVHAELSDAPFEPGETFKDPKTGVTVRVAGGDPAGNYRVSVTRR from the coding sequence ATGCAGCCGACCAGCCGCCGCCGGATACGCCCGCGCCGCGTGGCCGCGCTCGCCACGGTGACCCTCCTTACGCTGACGGTCAGCACCTCCGCCGGCACCGGGCACCTCACGGCGGGCTCCACGACGGCGGGCTCCATCGCGCTGGCCCATTCCACGGCGCTCGGCCCCTGCATGATCAATGGCTCCATGGGCGTACAGATGGGGGAAGGCATCCCCACACTTCCCGGCTACGCCCATTCCACCGGCACCGTCCGTGCCCTCACGTTGATGGTCGACTTCTCCGACGCGCCCGGTAAGGGCAGCGCGCTCGACCGCTACGGCGAGTTCTTCCCGCAGACCCGGCGATGGTTCCGCACCGCGTCGTACGGCCGCCTCGACTACCGCCCCGCGACCCCCATCAAGCACTGGCTGCGGATGCCCAAGCCCTTCAAGGCGTACGGCATAGAGCGCGGCGCGCCCTTCGACCCCGGGTACCGCGAGCTGGTCCAGGACATAGTGGCCGCGGCCGACCCCACCGTGGACTTCCACTCGTACGACATCCTGAACGTCCTGGTGACGCCGAATGCCGGGCCCTCCGCGCTGGACACCGTGCTGTCCGTGACCTTCGCCGGCAACACGGAGGCACCGGTCGCCGACGGCGTCCCGGTCTCCAACGCGTCCTTCGTCTACAGCCGCCAGGACGACGGCTCCGGCTCCTACGCCGACACCGGCTACCGGGTGCTCCCGCACGAGAACAGCCACACCTTCGGCCTGCCCGACCTCTACACCCAGGACGGCGGGGGCGCGGTCGGCCACTGGGACATCATGAGCGAGGACTGGGGGGCCGACAACGACATGCTCGGCTGGCACAAATGGAAGCTCGGCTGGCTCGACGACTCCCAGGTCCGCTGCGCCGCCGCACCCGGCACCACCGAGTACACGCTCACCCCGCTGGCCCGGCCCGGCGGCAACAAACTCGTCTTCGTGCCCACCAGCACCAAGACCGGGTACGCCCTCGAACTGCGCACCCGTGAGGGCAACGACGCGGCGGTCTGCCGTCCCGGCATCCTCATATACAAGGTCGACGCGGAAGTCGACACCGGGAACGGACCGATCAGCGTGTACGACTCCCAGCGCGACAGCGGCGGCTGCACACGCTCCCCCAATGTGCACGCGGAACTCTCCGACGCGCCCTTCGAGCCCGGCGAGACCTTCAAGGACCCCAAGACGGGCGTCACGGTCCGTGTCGCCGGGGGGGACCCTGCGGGGAACTACCGGGTGTCTGTGACACGGCGCTGA
- a CDS encoding helix-turn-helix domain-containing protein, whose product MTTATAQLLTVPEVMARLKLGRSKVYDLIRSHRLVSIKIDGARRIPADAVQDFILGQIEEAA is encoded by the coding sequence ATGACCACCGCCACCGCCCAGCTGCTGACCGTGCCGGAAGTCATGGCGCGGCTCAAGCTCGGTCGCTCCAAGGTCTACGACCTGATCCGCTCGCACCGCCTGGTCTCGATCAAGATCGATGGGGCTCGCCGCATCCCTGCGGACGCCGTACAGGACTTCATCCTCGGTCAGATCGAGGAGGCTGCCTGA
- a CDS encoding IclR family transcriptional regulator C-terminal domain-containing protein, with translation MPAEAVTPLIRGIAVLRRLTEADGVSSLSGLERATRLARSTVDRITATLARMGYVRLDGRDAVLAPRLMELGNAYLAALRLPHLLDAHADALADELDESVSLAVGDRDGIRFIHQATRRRAMSLSFRIGDLLPAERTAPGPLFATEWGEEEWTRWRERRAADPEDRGFPAVPARSRPYEAEDAADAVAAAPVQLPIVGDDFEQRTAEARKAGWALDDQLIEPGLVALAMPVREAGRVACVVSVVSHTSRHTAADLRDTLLPRLRTAVAAMERELRQAPPAEPGAASGLAIWTGASKQELGREFVESLARGLTVITAFGEGRAELTLTEVAQATGLARATARRALITLEHLGYVTTHDRVFRLTPRVLGLGFPPLSRTSLPEIAAPHLTELSQRLHDSVSLAILTGDEIQYTARVSTSRIMSVNITVGSRLPAYATSLGRVLLADLPDARLPELLPRTPRTMTDPEKLRAELDRVRDAGYALVDEELEEGLRSVAVPVRERGGRVVAAVNVAMHSSRRTPEECVRDVLPELHATAARIEADLRVAGRFRRVPLS, from the coding sequence GTGCCCGCCGAGGCCGTCACCCCCCTCATCCGCGGTATCGCCGTACTGCGGCGGCTGACCGAGGCCGACGGGGTGTCCAGCCTGAGCGGGCTCGAACGGGCCACCCGGCTCGCGCGTTCCACCGTCGACCGGATCACGGCGACCCTCGCGCGCATGGGGTACGTACGCCTCGACGGCCGGGACGCCGTACTGGCCCCCCGTCTGATGGAACTCGGCAACGCCTACCTCGCGGCCCTGCGGCTCCCCCACCTCCTGGACGCGCACGCCGACGCGCTCGCCGACGAACTGGACGAGTCGGTGTCCCTGGCCGTCGGCGACCGGGACGGGATCCGCTTCATCCACCAGGCGACCCGGCGCCGCGCCATGTCCCTGAGCTTCCGCATCGGCGACCTGCTGCCCGCCGAACGCACCGCGCCGGGACCGCTGTTCGCCACCGAGTGGGGCGAGGAGGAGTGGACGCGCTGGCGCGAACGCCGGGCGGCCGATCCGGAGGACCGCGGCTTCCCCGCCGTACCGGCTCGGAGCCGGCCGTACGAAGCCGAGGACGCCGCGGACGCAGTGGCAGCCGCGCCGGTCCAACTCCCCATCGTCGGGGACGACTTCGAGCAGCGTACGGCCGAGGCCCGGAAGGCCGGGTGGGCGCTGGACGATCAGTTGATCGAACCGGGGCTCGTCGCCCTCGCGATGCCCGTGCGGGAGGCCGGGCGGGTCGCGTGTGTGGTGAGCGTGGTGAGTCACACCAGCCGGCACACCGCGGCCGACCTGCGGGACACGCTGCTGCCACGGCTGCGGACGGCCGTGGCGGCGATGGAGCGGGAGCTGCGGCAGGCGCCGCCCGCCGAACCGGGCGCCGCGTCCGGGCTCGCCATCTGGACCGGTGCCTCCAAACAGGAACTCGGGCGGGAGTTCGTCGAGTCGCTGGCCCGCGGGCTGACCGTGATCACCGCCTTCGGCGAGGGCCGCGCCGAACTGACCCTCACGGAGGTCGCCCAGGCCACCGGGCTCGCCCGCGCGACGGCCCGCCGCGCCCTGATCACCCTGGAACACCTCGGATACGTCACCACGCACGACCGCGTCTTCCGGCTCACGCCGCGCGTCCTGGGCCTCGGCTTCCCTCCGCTGTCGCGGACCTCGCTCCCCGAGATCGCGGCCCCGCACCTCACCGAACTCTCGCAGCGGCTGCACGACTCGGTGTCGCTCGCGATCCTGACCGGCGACGAGATCCAGTACACGGCCCGTGTCTCCACCAGCCGCATCATGAGCGTCAACATCACCGTCGGCTCCCGGCTGCCCGCGTACGCGACCTCGCTGGGCCGCGTGCTGCTGGCCGACCTGCCGGACGCCCGGCTTCCCGAACTGCTCCCGCGGACCCCGCGCACCATGACCGACCCGGAGAAGCTCAGGGCCGAACTGGACCGCGTACGGGATGCCGGATACGCCCTGGTCGACGAGGAGTTGGAGGAGGGGCTGCGGTCCGTCGCGGTACCGGTGCGCGAGCGCGGCGGGCGCGTCGTCGCCGCGGTGAACGTCGCGATGCACAGCAGCCGCCGCACCCCCGAGGAGTGCGTCCGCGACGTCCTGCCCGAACTCCATGCCACAGCCGCCCGCATCGAGGCGGATCTACGTGTCGCGGGTCGCTTCAGGCGCGTGCCGCTCAGCTGA
- a CDS encoding DUF2637 domain-containing protein, with protein sequence MTRPALRVDAVLVQAVIAGALSFAHLHDLADAAGQDGWKAWAYPISVDLLLVAAWRRLRSDGPSRLAWCWFLIALFASLGANVATAGFLDLQNPPAWLRFGIAGWPALAFLGGTLLAHSAGDREPVPPAPAAPAPAPDIEPASTADPEPEAAPITAADDTPALPAADPTPPVPAALVDHARKVADDHHARTGTRIDTDTLRARLGVPPQLADAIAAQLT encoded by the coding sequence ATGACCCGGCCCGCACTCCGCGTGGACGCGGTCTTGGTCCAGGCCGTCATCGCCGGTGCCCTGTCCTTCGCCCACCTCCACGACCTCGCCGACGCAGCCGGACAGGACGGATGGAAGGCGTGGGCCTACCCGATCAGCGTCGATCTGCTCCTGGTTGCCGCCTGGCGACGGCTCCGCTCGGATGGTCCGTCCCGGCTGGCCTGGTGCTGGTTCCTGATCGCCCTGTTCGCCTCCCTCGGCGCCAACGTCGCCACCGCCGGATTCCTCGACCTCCAGAACCCGCCCGCCTGGCTGCGCTTCGGCATCGCCGGATGGCCAGCCCTCGCCTTCCTCGGCGGCACACTCCTCGCCCACTCCGCAGGCGACCGGGAACCGGTTCCGCCGGCACCCGCAGCCCCGGCCCCAGCGCCCGACATCGAGCCCGCCAGCACCGCCGATCCGGAGCCGGAAGCCGCTCCCATCACCGCTGCCGACGACACCCCGGCTCTCCCCGCCGCCGACCCGACTCCGCCCGTCCCGGCGGCTCTGGTCGACCACGCCCGCAAGGTCGCCGACGACCACCACGCCCGCACCGGAACCCGCATCGACACCGACACCCTGCGCGCCCGCCTCGGCGTCCCGCCCCAATTGGCCGACGCAATCGCCGCCCAACTCACCTGA
- a CDS encoding mobile element transfer protein — MPARDHFHSVMRIGPVQIGTHRDRHGRTKYAAVCTNDRCGWSADYSSQSAAQLAARSHRCTAR, encoded by the coding sequence ATGCCTGCTCGTGACCACTTCCACTCCGTGATGCGGATCGGCCCCGTGCAGATCGGCACCCACCGCGACCGCCACGGCCGCACCAAGTACGCCGCCGTGTGCACCAACGACCGGTGCGGCTGGTCCGCCGACTACTCCAGCCAGTCCGCCGCCCAGCTCGCCGCCCGCTCCCACCGCTGCACCGCCCGATAG
- a CDS encoding SpdD-like protein, protein MFRPKVPTMPQPTGLVTPPAVVEPTTVVEHTPTAPAPAAPAPARPTVQLTPGAVIALVGGGTAVVLVVGAVLVSMLLAVAITGASLAICALVIRSLIGSESKHR, encoded by the coding sequence ATGTTCCGCCCCAAGGTCCCGACCATGCCGCAACCGACCGGCCTGGTCACACCGCCCGCCGTCGTCGAGCCGACCACCGTGGTCGAGCACACCCCGACAGCCCCCGCACCCGCGGCGCCCGCTCCGGCTCGGCCCACGGTCCAGCTCACCCCCGGCGCCGTGATCGCCCTCGTCGGCGGTGGGACAGCCGTGGTCCTGGTCGTCGGCGCCGTCCTCGTCTCGATGCTCCTCGCCGTGGCCATCACCGGCGCCTCGCTCGCCATCTGCGCCCTGGTCATCCGCTCGCTGATCGGCTCCGAGAGCAAGCACCGCTGA